From a region of the Actinopolymorpha singaporensis genome:
- a CDS encoding M23 family metallopeptidase — MPAPVVVAARTAGRRLARAAATRVGRRAADSAVRRGTGGRLGRAPHRRTLYVGLGLAVLLLPVLMVGLVGSLGLALFAPLGSTDTETSMQCGPTGVLAAPDTSGAGPGSGSHVGVVAGDPSELHADQIANTKSIIAAGKQSQVPEYGWVVALATALQESGLHNLTYGDRDSVGLFQQRSGWGSYADRTNPMVSATMFYTGGHGGQPGLLDIRGWQNMTVTDAAQAVQVSAFPSAYADDEPLARALVAKYGGGGEAPGDCGFPPGTTCPPTPWPASEAGLTPDALKVIRCLHQQFPQFTTMYGVGERPAGGDGDHAHGRAVDAMLPFPDYKSQPAKAFGWQVANWVRANQARLGVHYVIFDKKIWSINRDKEGWRDYTHYAGCTSDTCLHYDHVHVSVFGNAATLPATGAWVLPVAPGSYHLTARFGQCSAHWANCHTGLDFAAPTGTPIRAAAAGTVIFAGRNGAYGNMIKIDNGNGVQTMYAHQSRFAPNVLGAHVIPGQMIGEVGSTGNTTGPHLHFEVRVNGQLQDPEVWLSGHGVPP, encoded by the coding sequence ATGCCGGCCCCGGTCGTCGTCGCCGCCCGCACAGCCGGCCGCCGGCTCGCCCGGGCCGCGGCCACCAGGGTCGGACGCCGCGCCGCCGACTCCGCCGTCCGGCGCGGCACTGGCGGGCGGCTCGGGCGCGCGCCACACCGCCGCACGCTCTACGTCGGGCTCGGTCTGGCCGTCCTGCTGCTGCCGGTGCTGATGGTCGGGCTGGTCGGCTCGCTCGGCCTGGCGTTGTTCGCGCCGCTGGGCTCGACCGACACCGAGACCTCCATGCAGTGCGGGCCGACCGGCGTGCTGGCGGCGCCGGACACCTCCGGCGCGGGCCCGGGTTCGGGTTCGCATGTCGGCGTGGTGGCCGGCGACCCGTCGGAGCTTCACGCGGACCAGATCGCCAACACCAAGTCGATCATCGCCGCGGGCAAGCAGTCCCAGGTACCGGAGTACGGCTGGGTGGTCGCCCTGGCCACCGCGCTGCAGGAGTCGGGGCTGCACAACCTCACCTACGGCGACCGGGACTCCGTGGGCCTGTTCCAGCAGCGGTCGGGATGGGGCTCCTATGCCGACCGCACCAACCCGATGGTGTCCGCCACGATGTTCTACACCGGCGGGCACGGCGGCCAGCCCGGCCTGCTGGACATCAGGGGCTGGCAGAACATGACCGTCACCGACGCCGCCCAGGCGGTGCAGGTGTCGGCGTTCCCCAGTGCGTACGCCGACGACGAACCCCTCGCCCGCGCTCTGGTGGCGAAGTACGGCGGCGGTGGCGAGGCACCCGGCGACTGCGGCTTCCCGCCCGGCACCACCTGCCCGCCCACGCCCTGGCCCGCGTCGGAGGCCGGACTCACCCCGGACGCGTTGAAGGTGATCCGCTGCCTGCACCAGCAGTTCCCGCAGTTCACGACGATGTACGGCGTGGGCGAGCGCCCGGCCGGCGGTGACGGCGACCACGCCCACGGCCGCGCGGTCGACGCGATGCTGCCGTTCCCCGACTACAAGTCCCAGCCGGCGAAGGCGTTCGGCTGGCAGGTGGCCAACTGGGTGCGCGCCAACCAGGCTCGCCTGGGCGTGCACTACGTCATCTTCGACAAGAAGATCTGGTCGATCAACCGCGACAAGGAGGGCTGGCGCGACTACACGCACTACGCCGGATGCACGAGCGACACCTGCCTGCACTACGACCACGTGCACGTGTCGGTGTTCGGCAACGCCGCCACCCTGCCCGCCACCGGGGCCTGGGTGCTGCCGGTCGCGCCGGGCTCGTACCACCTCACCGCGCGGTTCGGCCAGTGCAGCGCTCACTGGGCCAACTGCCACACCGGGCTCGACTTCGCCGCGCCGACGGGCACGCCCATCCGGGCGGCCGCCGCGGGAACGGTCATCTTCGCCGGACGCAACGGCGCGTACGGCAACATGATCAAGATCGACAACGGCAACGGCGTCCAGACCATGTACGCGCACCAGAGCAGGTTCGCGCCCAACGTGCTGGGCGCGCATGTCATCCCGGGCCAGATGATCGGCGAGGTCGGCTCGACCGGAAACACCACCGGACCTCACCTGCACTTCGAGGTCCGGGTCAACGGCCAGCTCCAGGACCCGGAAGTGTGGCTGTCCGGGCACGGGGTTCCGCCGTGA